The following are encoded together in the Sphingomonas insulae genome:
- a CDS encoding COQ9 family protein: protein MTQDLTLDEIRDALARGIADNAAFDGWGDAARDMAAEAAGIDTDVARLAFPGGAVDMIDAWFAAIDRQMADALPPPMLAGMKVRARITALVEARLDAVAINRESLRRALAILALPQNVGRAARLGWRSVDLMWRMAGDTATDYNHYTKRTILLGVYGATVTVFLDDDTEGHADTRAFLARRIDGIMRFEKSKAAFVKRYEHRPSLSRFVGRLRYPVV from the coding sequence ATGACGCAGGACCTGACACTCGACGAGATCCGCGACGCGCTCGCGCGCGGCATCGCGGACAATGCGGCGTTCGACGGCTGGGGTGATGCCGCGCGCGACATGGCGGCCGAGGCGGCCGGCATCGATACCGACGTGGCGCGACTCGCCTTTCCCGGCGGCGCGGTCGACATGATCGATGCCTGGTTCGCCGCGATCGACCGGCAGATGGCGGACGCGCTGCCACCGCCCATGCTAGCCGGGATGAAAGTTCGCGCGCGGATCACGGCGCTGGTCGAGGCGCGGCTGGATGCGGTGGCAATCAACCGCGAATCGCTGCGCCGCGCGCTGGCGATCCTGGCGCTGCCGCAGAACGTCGGCCGAGCCGCGCGGCTGGGCTGGCGCAGCGTCGACCTGATGTGGCGGATGGCCGGCGACACCGCGACCGACTACAATCATTACACCAAGCGTACGATCCTGCTTGGCGTGTACGGCGCGACGGTGACGGTGTTCCTGGACGACGACACCGAGGGCCATGCCGACACGCGCGCATTCCTGGCGCGGCGTATCGATGGCATCATGCGGTTCGAGAAGAGCAAGGCGGCGTTCGTGAAACGCTACGAACATCGGCCCAGCCTGTCGCGCTTCGTCGGGCGGCTGCGCTACCCGGTGGTATAG
- a CDS encoding DMT family transporter translates to MHQARPQRNSVPAATQTVDATASRGLAFAALIVANVALAFGPWFVRLADVGPVAAGFWRITLAIPFLAAFALAGGARPVRMPVALWLMLAAGGIAFAADLGSWHLGIVRTTMTNATLFGNAAILIYPIYGFLAARAWPTRTQGLALALAAVGAALLMGRSYQVDPRNLAGDLLCIVAGILYTVYFIVMARVRATMRPLPALTLSSAATALPLLVFAVLLHEQVVPQQWTPLLGLALVSQVLGQGCMIFALGQLSPLVVGIALLIQPIVAGAVGWIEYGERLQGPDWVGVALVAVALVLVRRAEVAPARPVAQEVAA, encoded by the coding sequence ATGCATCAGGCGAGGCCTCAAAGAAATTCTGTCCCGGCGGCAACGCAGACGGTTGACGCTACGGCATCCAGAGGTCTGGCGTTCGCGGCGCTGATCGTCGCCAATGTCGCGCTGGCGTTCGGGCCGTGGTTCGTCCGCCTCGCCGACGTCGGACCGGTCGCGGCGGGGTTCTGGCGGATCACGCTCGCCATCCCGTTCCTTGCCGCGTTCGCACTCGCCGGCGGCGCGCGGCCGGTGCGCATGCCGGTGGCGCTTTGGCTGATGCTGGCGGCGGGCGGCATCGCCTTTGCTGCGGACCTCGGCAGCTGGCACCTCGGTATCGTCCGCACGACGATGACCAACGCCACGCTGTTCGGCAACGCCGCCATCCTGATCTATCCGATCTACGGCTTCCTCGCCGCGCGCGCATGGCCGACGCGCACGCAGGGGCTGGCGCTGGCCCTCGCCGCGGTCGGCGCGGCGCTGCTGATGGGTCGATCCTATCAGGTCGATCCGCGCAACCTGGCGGGCGACCTGCTCTGCATCGTCGCGGGCATCCTCTATACCGTCTATTTTATCGTCATGGCGCGGGTGCGCGCGACGATGCGGCCGCTGCCGGCACTGACGCTGTCGAGCGCCGCCACCGCGCTGCCGCTGCTGGTGTTCGCCGTGCTGCTGCACGAACAGGTGGTGCCGCAGCAATGGACGCCGCTGCTCGGGCTGGCGCTGGTCAGCCAGGTGCTGGGCCAGGGCTGCATGATCTTCGCGCTCGGCCAATTGTCGCCGCTGGTGGTCGGCATCGCGCTGCTGATCCAGCCGATCGTCGCCGGCGCGGTCGGCTGGATCGAATATGGCGAGCGGTTGCAGGGACCGGATTGGGTCGGCGTCGCGTTGGTCGCTGTGGCACTGGTGCTGGTGCGCCGCGCCGAGGTTGCGCCGGCGAGGCCGGTGGCGCAGGAGGTGGCAGCATGA
- a CDS encoding phytoene/squalene synthase family protein gives MTSSALPSRDAIVATAHESIARGSKSFAAASLLFDARTRERAWLLYAWCRACDDIADGQDHGHTMSVVEDAPARIAAMATLTDAALAGAVIGIPAFDALRIVAAETRLPARYAHDLIQGFRLDAQGWRPRTEDDLLTYCYHVAGVVGCMMAVIMGVSPDDDAVLTRACDLGLAFQLANIARDLEEDAAAGRCYLPTAWLAELGIAPDAVMADRAKLAVLSRRLTDRAAQFEASARIGTRALPFRSAWAVLAAAEIYGAIGRTVAGRGERAWDARVTTSKADKLRFIAKAWVDARGRSALPDVPRDRGLWHRP, from the coding sequence CTGACCTCTAGCGCGCTGCCCAGCCGCGACGCGATCGTCGCGACCGCGCACGAATCGATCGCGCGCGGATCGAAGAGCTTTGCCGCGGCGAGCCTGTTGTTCGATGCACGGACGCGCGAGCGCGCGTGGCTGCTCTATGCCTGGTGCCGCGCGTGCGACGATATCGCGGACGGACAGGACCATGGCCATACCATGTCGGTGGTCGAGGATGCGCCCGCCCGGATCGCGGCGATGGCGACGCTGACCGATGCCGCCCTGGCGGGCGCGGTGATCGGCATCCCCGCCTTCGACGCGCTGCGGATCGTCGCTGCCGAGACGCGGTTGCCGGCACGCTATGCCCACGATCTGATCCAGGGGTTCCGGCTGGACGCGCAAGGCTGGCGGCCGCGGACCGAGGACGACCTGCTCACCTATTGCTATCATGTCGCCGGCGTCGTCGGCTGCATGATGGCGGTGATCATGGGTGTGTCGCCCGACGACGATGCGGTGCTGACGCGGGCGTGCGACCTGGGGCTGGCATTCCAGCTGGCGAACATCGCACGCGACCTGGAGGAGGATGCCGCGGCGGGGCGCTGCTACCTGCCGACCGCGTGGCTCGCGGAACTGGGGATCGCGCCCGATGCGGTGATGGCGGATCGGGCGAAGCTGGCGGTCCTGTCGCGCCGGCTGACCGACCGCGCCGCGCAGTTCGAGGCCAGCGCGCGGATCGGCACGCGGGCCTTGCCGTTCCGATCCGCCTGGGCGGTGCTGGCCGCGGCGGAGATCTATGGGGCGATCGGGCGGACGGTCGCCGGTCGCGGCGAACGGGCGTGGGACGCGCGGGTCACGACGTCGAAGGCGGACAAGTTGCGCTTCATCGCCAAGGCGTGGGTCGATGCGCGAGGCCGGTCCGCGTTGCCGGACGTGCCGCGCGATCGAGGGTTATGGCATCGCCCCTGA
- a CDS encoding TIGR00730 family Rossman fold protein yields MKRLAIYCGSATPADPVYIESARAIGRTLAERGIGVVYGGGRLGLMGAIADSALAAGGEVIGVIPQALVDAEVAHRGLSELHVVEGMHARKAAFTDLADGFITIPGGTGTMDELWEALSWAQLGYHADPVGLLNVAGYYDHLIAFWEKSAEVGFLRPQHRDLLIVDDTLDGLLDKMARHVPTQPIVRMKTSDL; encoded by the coding sequence ATGAAACGCCTCGCCATCTATTGCGGCTCCGCCACGCCCGCCGACCCCGTCTATATCGAATCCGCCCGCGCGATCGGGCGGACATTGGCCGAACGCGGCATCGGCGTCGTCTATGGCGGCGGGCGCCTGGGGCTGATGGGTGCGATCGCGGACAGCGCGCTGGCCGCGGGCGGCGAGGTCATCGGCGTGATCCCGCAGGCGCTGGTCGATGCCGAGGTCGCGCACCGCGGCCTGAGCGAATTGCACGTCGTCGAGGGCATGCATGCGCGCAAGGCGGCCTTCACCGATCTTGCCGACGGGTTCATCACCATCCCCGGCGGCACCGGCACGATGGACGAGCTGTGGGAGGCGCTGAGCTGGGCGCAGCTGGGCTATCACGCCGATCCGGTCGGGCTGCTCAACGTCGCGGGCTATTACGATCACCTGATCGCCTTTTGGGAAAAGTCGGCGGAGGTCGGGTTCCTGCGGCCGCAGCATCGCGACCTGCTGATCGTCGACGACACGCTCGATGGCCTGCTGGACAAGATGGCGCGCCACGTGCCGACGCAGCCGATCGTCCGGATGAAGACGTCTGACCTCTAG
- a CDS encoding TIGR01244 family sulfur transferase, with product MADIRTINESVSVAPQITVDDIAAIKAAGFVAIVNNRPDEEEAGQPAGETIRAAAAAAGLAYTAIPITHAGFSHPQIDAMTQALVEADGPVLAYCRSGTRSCNLWALAAAKAGRNPELLVGQAGAAGYDLSGMRPTLDALAGGR from the coding sequence ATGGCCGACATCCGCACCATCAACGAATCCGTCAGCGTCGCACCGCAGATCACGGTCGACGACATCGCCGCGATCAAGGCGGCGGGGTTCGTCGCGATCGTCAACAACCGCCCCGACGAGGAAGAGGCGGGCCAGCCGGCCGGCGAAACGATCCGCGCCGCGGCCGCCGCCGCCGGCCTTGCCTATACCGCGATCCCGATCACCCACGCCGGCTTTTCGCACCCGCAGATCGATGCGATGACGCAGGCGCTGGTCGAGGCCGACGGCCCGGTGCTCGCCTATTGCCGGTCCGGCACGCGCAGCTGCAACCTGTGGGCGCTCGCCGCAGCCAAGGCGGGGCGCAACCCCGAATTGCTGGTCGGACAGGCCGGCGCCGCCGGCTACGACCTGTCGGGCATGCGGCCGACGCTGGACGCGCTCGCCGGCGGCCGGTGA
- a CDS encoding FeoA family protein — translation MDMSRSIVPALDSGFDLTSLPRRQPATVAAIDWTRLAQPEARRLRELGFDEGVPVEVLHRASLGSGPIACRIGRMTVALRRAVAGAIHVAPALPAE, via the coding sequence ATGGATATGTCGCGTAGCATCGTTCCTGCCCTCGACTCCGGCTTCGACCTCACTTCGCTGCCCCGCCGCCAGCCTGCCACCGTGGCGGCGATCGACTGGACCCGGCTGGCGCAGCCCGAAGCGCGCCGCCTGCGCGAACTCGGTTTCGACGAGGGCGTACCGGTCGAGGTGCTGCATCGTGCCTCGCTCGGCAGCGGCCCGATCGCCTGCCGGATCGGCCGGATGACCGTCGCGTTGCGCCGCGCGGTCGCGGGTGCGATCCACGTCGCGCCGGCGCTGCCCGCCGAATAA
- the recQ gene encoding DNA helicase RecQ, with product MIPDPLPTLSRVFGFPGFRGVQEDVVSRVLAGERTLGVMPTGAGKSLCYQLPSVMLEGTCVVVSPLIALMHDQLRAAEAVGIRAATLTSADQNRAESIARFRAGELDLLYIAPERASTGHFRELLGSARLSLFAIDEAHCVSEWGHDFRPDYRLLAPLMDAFPDVPRLALTATADAHTRSDILQQLGIPQDGLIVSGFDRPNIRYAISPKANTTKQIADVIAATPGPGIVYAQTRAATEKLAEALGRTGRPTRAYHAGLDAHIRQKNQADFVASEDMVICATVAFGMGIDKPDVRFVAHAGLPKSIEAYYQETGRAGRDGDPAVAHLFWGAEDFARARQRIGEVEPERQQGERTRLAALGALVETAGCRRRILLKHFGEDRLEDCGNCDNCLGSPDAIDATQTACKFLSAVFRTGQLFGAGYVEQVLLGQSTDRSVDRGHEALSVWGIVEGEEAALIKPVARALLLRDALRTNAHGGLEFGPGARPILKEGARVTLVVPPKRTRSRKRDAGVAANPADHSLFEALRTCRRDLAKEAGVPPYVIFHDSVLREMAAQRPGSRAELMHLSGIGARKLDAYGDAFLAVIRSAA from the coding sequence ATGATCCCCGATCCCCTGCCCACATTGTCGCGCGTCTTTGGTTTCCCGGGTTTTCGGGGCGTGCAGGAGGACGTGGTCAGCCGCGTACTGGCGGGGGAGCGGACGCTGGGGGTGATGCCGACCGGGGCGGGCAAGTCGCTGTGCTATCAGCTGCCCTCGGTCATGCTGGAGGGAACCTGCGTCGTCGTCAGCCCGCTGATCGCGCTGATGCACGACCAGCTGCGCGCCGCCGAGGCGGTGGGTATCCGCGCGGCGACGCTGACGAGCGCCGACCAGAACCGGGCGGAATCGATCGCGCGGTTCAGGGCCGGCGAACTCGACCTGCTCTATATCGCGCCCGAACGCGCCTCTACCGGGCATTTCCGCGAGCTGCTGGGATCGGCGAGGCTCAGCCTGTTCGCGATCGACGAGGCGCATTGCGTCAGCGAATGGGGGCATGACTTCCGCCCCGACTACCGGTTGCTGGCACCGTTGATGGATGCGTTTCCCGACGTGCCGCGGCTGGCGCTGACCGCCACCGCCGATGCGCATACCCGCAGCGACATCCTGCAACAGCTGGGCATCCCGCAGGACGGGCTGATCGTGTCCGGGTTCGACCGGCCCAACATCCGCTATGCGATCAGCCCCAAGGCGAACACGACGAAGCAGATCGCCGACGTCATCGCCGCGACGCCCGGCCCCGGCATCGTCTATGCGCAGACCCGCGCCGCGACCGAGAAGCTGGCCGAGGCGCTCGGCCGCACCGGGCGGCCGACGCGCGCCTATCACGCCGGGCTCGACGCGCACATCCGCCAGAAGAACCAGGCCGATTTCGTCGCGTCGGAGGACATGGTGATCTGCGCCACGGTCGCGTTCGGGATGGGGATCGACAAGCCCGACGTGCGCTTCGTCGCGCATGCCGGCCTGCCCAAGTCGATCGAGGCCTATTACCAGGAAACGGGCCGCGCCGGGCGCGACGGCGATCCGGCGGTGGCGCACCTGTTCTGGGGCGCGGAGGATTTCGCCCGCGCCCGCCAGCGGATCGGCGAGGTCGAGCCGGAGCGGCAGCAGGGCGAGCGCACGCGGCTGGCGGCGCTGGGTGCGCTGGTCGAGACGGCGGGATGCCGGCGGCGCATCCTGCTGAAGCATTTCGGCGAGGACCGGCTGGAGGATTGCGGCAATTGCGACAATTGCCTGGGGTCGCCCGATGCGATCGACGCGACGCAGACCGCGTGCAAGTTCCTGTCGGCGGTCTTTCGCACCGGGCAGCTGTTCGGCGCCGGCTATGTCGAGCAGGTCCTGCTGGGCCAATCGACCGACCGCAGCGTCGATCGCGGGCATGAGGCGCTGTCGGTCTGGGGCATCGTCGAGGGTGAGGAGGCGGCGTTGATCAAGCCGGTCGCACGCGCGCTGCTGCTGCGCGACGCGTTGCGCACCAACGCGCATGGCGGGCTGGAATTCGGGCCGGGCGCGCGGCCGATCCTGAAGGAGGGCGCGCGGGTGACGCTGGTCGTCCCGCCCAAGCGCACGCGCAGCCGCAAGCGCGATGCCGGCGTCGCCGCCAACCCGGCGGACCATTCGCTGTTCGAGGCGCTGCGCACCTGCCGCCGCGATCTGGCGAAGGAGGCGGGGGTGCCGCCCTATGTCATCTTCCACGATTCGGTGCTGCGCGAGATGGCGGCGCAACGGCCGGGCAGCCGCGCGGAGCTGATGCACCTGTCGGGGATCGGCGCGCGCAAGCTGGATGCCTATGGCGATGCGTTCCTGGCGGTGATCCGTTCCGCGGCGTGA
- a CDS encoding ABCB family ABC transporter ATP-binding protein/permease has protein sequence MPPIDPTNHTRADQPLLPTLRRFLPYLWPAGQAGLKARIVGAMTLVVMSKLVQVFGASYTLKYAVDRMAVGDRGLATVVILLVVGYAASRFSTTLFDNARNAVFERVGQDATRRLAANVFRHLHGLSLRFHLERRTGAVTKVVERGTKSIDTMLYFLLFNIAPTVLELTLVLGIFWHSFGWPLVAATVAMVAVYILFTQKVTDWRNALRARMNDLDTGAVAHAVDSLLNFETVKYFGAEEREAKRYDAAISAYAAAATKSENSLAWLNVGQALITNLMLGGGMAYVAWGWSQGRFSAGDVVFVSTLLSQLFRPLDLLGMVYRTIRQGVIDMASMFALIDTPAEVTDMPGAAPLAIARGHVRFEGVRFGYDPEREILHGLDLDIPAGSTVAVVGPSGAGKSTLARLMYRFYDVDQGRITIDGQDIRDVQQGSLRAAIGIVPQDTVLFNDTIGYNIGYGREGASQAEIEGAAAGAAIAGFIERQPDGYAARVGERGLKLSGGEKQRVAIARTLLKNPPILILDEATSALDSRTEADILATLQAIERGRTTIVIAHRLSTVVHADQIVVLDGGVVAERGTHGELLRLGGLYAEMWARQAQERDEDDVAGASEGALAAE, from the coding sequence ATGCCTCCGATCGATCCGACCAATCACACCCGCGCCGACCAGCCGCTGCTGCCGACGCTTCGCCGCTTCCTGCCCTATCTGTGGCCCGCGGGTCAGGCCGGGCTGAAGGCGCGGATCGTCGGGGCGATGACGCTGGTCGTGATGAGCAAGCTCGTCCAGGTGTTCGGCGCGTCTTATACGCTGAAATATGCCGTCGATCGCATGGCGGTGGGGGATCGCGGGCTGGCGACGGTCGTGATCCTGCTGGTCGTCGGCTATGCGGCGTCGCGATTCTCGACGACGCTGTTCGACAATGCGCGCAACGCGGTGTTCGAACGGGTCGGGCAGGATGCGACGCGGCGGCTGGCGGCCAACGTCTTTCGCCATTTGCACGGGCTGTCGCTGCGCTTCCATCTGGAGCGGCGCACTGGCGCGGTGACCAAGGTGGTCGAGCGCGGCACCAAGAGCATCGATACGATGCTGTATTTCCTGCTGTTCAACATCGCGCCGACGGTGCTGGAACTGACGCTGGTGCTGGGCATCTTCTGGCACAGCTTCGGCTGGCCGCTGGTCGCCGCGACAGTGGCGATGGTCGCGGTGTATATCCTGTTCACGCAGAAGGTGACCGACTGGCGCAATGCGCTGCGCGCGCGGATGAACGACCTCGACACCGGCGCGGTCGCGCACGCGGTGGATTCGCTGCTGAATTTCGAGACGGTAAAATATTTCGGCGCCGAAGAGCGCGAGGCGAAGCGCTACGACGCCGCCATATCCGCCTATGCCGCCGCGGCGACCAAGTCGGAGAACAGCCTGGCGTGGCTCAACGTCGGGCAGGCGCTGATCACCAACCTGATGCTGGGCGGCGGCATGGCCTATGTCGCGTGGGGATGGAGCCAGGGGCGGTTTTCGGCGGGCGACGTCGTGTTCGTCTCGACGTTGCTGTCGCAGCTGTTCCGGCCGCTCGACCTGCTCGGCATGGTCTATCGCACCATCCGCCAGGGGGTGATCGACATGGCGAGCATGTTCGCGCTGATCGACACGCCGGCGGAGGTGACCGACATGCCCGGCGCCGCGCCGCTGGCGATCGCGCGGGGGCATGTGCGGTTCGAGGGCGTGCGCTTCGGCTACGATCCCGAGCGCGAGATCCTGCACGGGCTCGACCTCGATATCCCGGCGGGCAGCACCGTGGCGGTGGTCGGCCCTTCTGGCGCGGGCAAGTCGACACTCGCGCGGCTGATGTACCGCTTCTACGACGTCGACCAGGGGCGCATCACGATCGACGGGCAGGACATCCGCGACGTGCAGCAGGGGTCGCTGCGCGCAGCGATCGGCATCGTGCCGCAGGATACCGTGCTGTTCAACGACACGATCGGCTACAACATCGGTTACGGGCGCGAGGGCGCATCGCAGGCGGAGATCGAGGGTGCGGCGGCGGGCGCCGCGATCGCCGGCTTCATCGAACGCCAGCCCGACGGTTACGCGGCGCGCGTTGGCGAGCGCGGCCTGAAACTGTCGGGCGGCGAAAAGCAGCGCGTCGCGATCGCGCGGACGCTGCTCAAGAACCCGCCGATCCTGATCCTCGACGAGGCGACGAGCGCGCTCGACAGCCGGACCGAGGCGGACATCCTGGCGACGCTGCAGGCGATCGAGCGGGGTCGCACCACGATCGTCATCGCGCACCGCCTGTCGACGGTGGTCCATGCCGACCAGATCGTCGTGCTCGACGGCGGCGTGGTGGCGGAACGCGGCACGCATGGCGAGTTGCTGCGGCTGGGCGGCCTGTACGCCGAGATGTGGGCGCGCCAGGCACAGGAGCGCGACGAGGACGACGTGGCGGGCGCCAGCGAGGGTGCGCTGGCGGCGGAGTAG
- a CDS encoding alkene reductase has product MPSLFDPIQLGDIPAANRILMAPLTRGRATDDHVPTDIMVDYYRQRAGAGLIITEGTGISRQGLGWPNAPGLWTDAQVEAWKPVTDAVHAAGGRIVAQIWHMGRLARPDVIGMTPLSSSATRAPYHKPENPYGEAQAATLDDIKRAQDDYASAATNAIRAGFDGVQLHGANGYLIDQFLRDGTNLRDDAYGGSPENRIRFMQESVARVIDAIGAGRTGIRLSPNGETQGADDSDPASVFVPAAAALDALGIAFLELREQAPDGTFGKTDVPKLSPAIRKVFKGPLILNQDYSLEGAQADLDSGVADGIAFGRRFIANPDLVERLRTGAPLNADDMKTWYTAGPEGYTDYPALETQAA; this is encoded by the coding sequence ATGCCGAGCCTTTTCGATCCCATCCAGCTGGGCGACATTCCCGCCGCCAACCGCATCCTCATGGCCCCGCTGACCCGTGGTCGCGCGACCGACGACCATGTGCCGACCGACATCATGGTCGACTATTACCGCCAGCGCGCCGGTGCCGGCCTGATCATCACCGAAGGCACCGGCATCAGCCGCCAGGGTCTCGGCTGGCCCAACGCGCCCGGCCTGTGGACCGACGCGCAGGTCGAGGCGTGGAAGCCGGTGACCGACGCGGTGCACGCGGCCGGCGGCCGGATCGTCGCGCAGATCTGGCATATGGGCCGGCTTGCCCGTCCCGACGTGATCGGCATGACGCCGCTGTCGTCCTCGGCGACCCGCGCGCCCTATCACAAACCCGAAAATCCGTATGGCGAGGCGCAGGCGGCGACGCTGGACGACATCAAGCGCGCGCAGGACGATTATGCGTCGGCCGCGACCAACGCGATCCGGGCCGGTTTCGACGGCGTGCAGCTGCACGGCGCCAATGGCTATCTGATCGACCAGTTCCTGCGCGACGGCACCAACCTGCGCGACGACGCCTATGGCGGCAGCCCTGAAAACCGCATCCGCTTCATGCAGGAATCGGTGGCGCGGGTGATCGATGCGATCGGCGCGGGCCGCACCGGCATCCGCCTGTCGCCCAATGGCGAGACGCAGGGCGCCGACGACAGCGATCCCGCCAGCGTCTTCGTCCCCGCCGCCGCCGCGCTCGACGCGCTCGGCATCGCTTTCCTCGAACTGCGCGAACAGGCGCCGGACGGCACCTTCGGCAAGACCGACGTGCCCAAGCTGTCGCCCGCGATCCGCAAGGTGTTCAAGGGGCCTCTGATCCTCAATCAGGACTACAGCCTCGAGGGTGCGCAGGCCGATCTCGATTCCGGCGTGGCGGACGGCATCGCCTTTGGCCGCAGGTTCATCGCCAATCCCGACCTCGTCGAACGCCTGCGCACCGGCGCGCCGCTCAACGCGGACGACATGAAGACCTGGTACACCGCAGGGCCCGAGGGCTACACCGACTATCCGGCGCTGGAGACGCAGGCCGCCTGA